A window from Kluyveromyces lactis strain NRRL Y-1140 chromosome E complete sequence encodes these proteins:
- the LSM4 gene encoding U6 snRNA complex subunit LSM4 (uniprot|Q96UG3 Kluyveromyces lactis KLLA0E20889g putative hypothetical protein putative LSM4) has product MLPLYLLTNAKGQTMHVELKNGETVEGTLSDVDNWMNLTLSNVTHVASGETLKLPSFYLKGSFIKYVNLQDDIIDKVKQQWGQNRGGKDDRRRNNNYNNNNNYYQNRDGNRRGGRRNYQNSGNRRDYNNNNNNNNNNNNNTHSHNNAGSRRYNIQNRSQYDASSNPQLSYSQASNNSNQTPQF; this is encoded by the coding sequence ATGCTTCCATTATATTTATTGACCAATGCAAAGGGTCAAACAATGCATGTTGAACTAAAAAATGGAGAAACTGTGGAAGGTACGCTATCTGATGTAGACAATTGGATGAACTTGACACTTTCCAATGTCACTCATGTAGCTAGTGGAGAGACTTTGAAATTACCAAGCTTCTATTTGAAAGGTTCTTTCATCAAGTATGTTAATTTGCAAGATGATATCATAGACAAGGTAAAACAACAATGGGGTCAAAACAGAGGCGGTAAAGACgatagaagaagaaataacaACTacaataataacaataattaTTATCAGAATAGGGATGGTAACAGAAGAGGTGGTAGAAGAAACTATCAAAACTCAGGTAACAGAAGGGattacaacaacaacaataataataataataataataataacaatacTCACAGCCATAACAATGCAGGATCTCGTCGTtataatattcaaaatagaTCACAATACGATGCATCATCCAATCCACAGCTTTCGTATTCGCAGGCGTCAAACAATAGTAATCAAACTCCACAATTTTGA
- the TMN3 gene encoding Tmn3p (similar to uniprot|P40071 Saccharomyces cerevisiae YER113C Hypothetical ORF) has protein sequence MKLKSRSVLVSLLVLLSLIWVLPRLRNHRRPSPDANPFKFSSSYQQHTGVFKEYGLLSPNFYEYGDKVDITVNKVESDLTHFSYGYYDLHFTCPPSQDMKPLPLTFSDILYGNKKWQSDYQLTFGKDEDCVRLCDRKTNGEGKKQAYELIKQNYVVQWLADDDLPGATTYLNTKDKKKYYSSGFPLGQYDPETDEAYINNHVMIVIRYHTIDQGKNTIVGFEVYPKSVSDHHCPGASKDYTPYKIDPTNEDIEFISFTYAVYWREDFKVDWKNRWNFFINGGELKESTSNQFHWITFANGIIVTSCLLLIVIAILKRQETDGSITTQLAAEWSKARVPLFFQLNLLVSMGIHFLFTTLGTLIISCSLNHTHRIGSSVLTCAVFLFISGSFTSSFIGALLEGQMSQHKLVNSIIFGSTLPGITLVIVLLLNYILKANNAANTLPHGTVALLFGAYFIVCVPISIIGGKCADRFLKVNSTNTLLNSFALAEVNKHDTRPLYVESKNSIPFVLKNPIAITLTFGLIPFALIYVELLFAYKSLWLQKTTLYYLYGFLLSNIVIVCICICLLSIIGCYIHLNYGNDSLNFKWDNVIGRVLEACHSWRWKAFHMGGAVAWYMEAYSILYLIFVARYRDFISSFLFVCYSTLFNILCWTAFGSLSYLSSLWFIGKLNEYNKAK, from the coding sequence ATGAAACTGAAATCAAGATCGGTTCTAGTCAGTTTACTGGTACTTTTAAGTCTAATATGGGTTCTTCCAAGGCTGAGAAATCATCGTCGGCCTTCCCCAGATGCCAACCcattcaaattttcttcGTCGTACCAGCAGCACACTGGAGTTTTCAAAGAGTACGGACTATTGAGTCCGAACTTCTATGAGTATGGTGATAAGGTCGATATCACTGTGAACAAAGTCGAATCTGACTTAACTCATTTCTCGTATGGATATTACGACTTACATTTCACTTGTCCACCGTCGCAGGACATGAAACCTTTACCCTTGACTTTCAGTGACATATTATACGGGAACAAGAAATGGCAATCGGACTATCAGCTGACGTTCGGTAAAGACGAGGATTGTGTGCGATTATGTGATAGGAAAACTAACGGTGAGGGGAAGAAACAAGCCTATGAATTAATTAAACAGAATTACGTCGTCCAATGGTTGGCCGATGATGATTTACCAGGTGCTACCACGTATCTTAACACCaaagataagaaaaaataCTATTCATCGGGGTTCCCACTGGGTCAATACGATCCAGAAACTGATGAGGCCTATATTAATAACCATGTCATGATTGTAATTCGTTATCATACCATCGATCAGGGCAAAAATACCATTGTTGGGTTTGAGGTCTATCCGAAATCCGTTTCAGATCATCACTGTCCTGGCGCCTCCAAGGATTATACTCCCTATAAGATCGACCCAACTAATGAGGATATTGAGTTTATCTCCTTCACTTATGCCGTGTATTGGAGagaagatttcaaagtGGATTGGAAAAACAGatggaatttcttcattaatGGTGGAGAGTTAAAGGAATCGACTTCAAATCAATTCCATTGGATTACTTTCGCTAATGGTATAATTGTCACTTCATGTTTGCTTTTGATCGTCATAGccattttgaaaagacaGGAAACTGATGGTTCGATTACCACTCAACTAGCTGCGGAATGGTCGAAGGCTAGAGTTCCTTTATTCTTTCAGTTGAATTTGCTCGTTTCTATGGGTAttcatttccttttcacCACTCTTGGAACTTTGattatttcttgttcattGAATCATACCCATCGTATTGGCAGCTCTGTACTCACCTGCGCAGTATTCCTATTTATCAGTGGTAGTTTTACATCATCTTTCATCGGTGCTCTACTTGAGGGGCAAATGTCTCAACATAAATTGGTCAATTCAATCATATTCGGATCAACTCTACCGGGAATTACTTTGGTTATCGTTTTGTTATTGAATTACATACTTAAGGCCAATAATGCTGCAAATACTTTACCCCATGGTACCGTTGCATTACTATTTGGTGCTTATTTCATTGTTTGCGTTCCAATATCAATCATTGGTGGGAAATGTGCCGATAGGTTTTTAAAAGTTAACTCCACAAATACTTTGCTTAATAGCTTTGCATTGGCAGAAGTGAACAAACATGACACTAGGCCTTTGTACGTTGAGAGTAAGAACTCTATTCCGTTCGTCTTAAAAAATCCTATTGCGATCACTCTCACCTTTGGACTTATTCCATTTGCTCTAATATACGTGGAGTTGTTATTTGCTTACAAATCACTTTGGCTACAAAAGACTACTCTGTATTACTTATACGGATTCCTTTTGAGTAATATTGTTATCGTTTGCATATGTATCTGCCTTCTATCCATTATTGGTTGTTACATTCATCTAAACTATGGtaatgattctttgaatttcaaaTGGGACAACGTTATAGGAAGGGTTCTAGAAGCATGTCATTCATGGAGATGGAAGGCATTTCATATGGGTGGTGCAGTTGCATGGTATATGGAAGCGTACTCTATTTTGTATTTGATTTTTGTTGCCAGATACAGAGatttcatctcatctttcCTATTTGTCTGTTATAGTACGTTATTCAACATTCTCTGCTGGACAGCATTTGGATCTTTAAGTTACCTAAGCTCATTGTGGTTCATCGGTAAGCTGAATGAATATAACAAGGCTAAATAA